One genomic region from Polynucleobacter sp. MWH-P3-07-1 encodes:
- a CDS encoding dienelactone hydrolase family protein → MKSNMPLNRRAFLKTSALTAGVMGVGFAPASMPVMAAAIKTDFVGLEAGEQNIQMGDYQLPIYVARPQNAKTSLPVIIVVSEIFGVHEHIADVARRFAKLGYLAIAPDFFMRAGDPNNYGSIAEIFTNVISKTPDDQVIGDLKATMNWAGKNGGDLKRVGVTGFCWGGRITWLAATLPQVRAGVAWYGRLIGDKTPGNPLHPVDIAAQLHAPVLGLYGGADTGISLESVEQMRAALAKAAPTNPAARDSMIVVYPDTPHAFHADYRDSYREGPAKDGWSKCLAWFKKNGVI, encoded by the coding sequence ATGAAATCAAATATGCCCTTAAATCGAAGAGCTTTCTTAAAAACTTCTGCACTGACTGCAGGAGTGATGGGGGTTGGCTTTGCCCCAGCATCTATGCCAGTGATGGCTGCTGCAATCAAAACCGATTTTGTCGGTCTTGAGGCTGGCGAGCAGAATATTCAGATGGGCGACTATCAGCTGCCCATCTACGTAGCACGTCCACAGAATGCTAAAACATCTTTACCTGTCATTATTGTAGTAAGTGAAATCTTTGGTGTGCATGAGCACATTGCTGATGTTGCCAGACGCTTCGCAAAGCTTGGCTATCTTGCCATTGCACCAGATTTCTTTATGCGCGCTGGAGATCCGAATAACTATGGCAGCATTGCCGAGATTTTTACTAACGTCATTTCTAAAACACCTGATGATCAGGTGATTGGTGATCTCAAGGCCACCATGAATTGGGCTGGCAAAAATGGCGGTGACCTAAAACGGGTTGGCGTTACTGGATTCTGCTGGGGTGGTCGTATCACCTGGTTAGCTGCGACCTTGCCGCAAGTGAGGGCCGGGGTAGCTTGGTATGGACGTTTAATTGGTGACAAAACTCCAGGTAATCCTTTGCATCCCGTAGACATTGCTGCTCAATTACATGCCCCTGTCCTCGGCCTCTATGGCGGAGCGGATACCGGCATTTCTCTAGAGAGTGTTGAGCAAATGCGGGCAGCATTGGCAAAAGCAGCACCCACTAATCCTGCAGCGAGAGATTCTATGATCGTGGTCTATCCTGATACTCCGCACGCCTTTCATGCAGACTATCGAGATTCCTATCGTGAAGGTCCCGCCAAAGATGGCTGGAGCAAGTGCTTAGCCTGGTTCAAGAAAAACGGAGTTATTTAA